DNA sequence from the Antarctobacter heliothermus genome:
GGAGGAGCGCAATGCGCTTCTCCTTGCGTTTGACGGCAACGCCACCTGTCCTAGGTTCAGGCGACACGCGCCTCATCTGACATGGCCCCAAGCGTCCGCGCGGGCCATGTCACCATGATAACCGCGCAGCCCTGACAGTCCGCCGCGCGCAACGTCTGTTCCAGCGCGTCAAGCGGGCAGTCCAGCAACTGTTGGGTGGGTTTGGAGACGTCGACGCCCAAACGAATGCGCGTTTTCGGCGACAGGCCCCGCGCCAGCAGATCATCGCGAATCCGCCCCGCTTGCCCCACCGACATGTAAAACACCGATGTCGTCCCCGGTGAGGCGAGGCGTGTGCTATCGGGCAATGCCGCGCCCGCCTGCGCCATTCCCGTCGTCAAGATCAGCGTATCGGATACTCCGCGTTCGGTCAGCGTCTCCCCCATAGCGGCGGCCGCAGCAGAGGCAGCTGTGATGCCCGGTACAACGTCCACGTCAATGCCCGCCGCCCGGATTGCGGTCAGCTCCTCACCCACGCGGCCAAAGACACCCGGATCGCCGGATTTCAGCCGCACCACACGGCGACCCCTGCGCGCCTCGGCCACGATCACCGCGTTGATGCGGTCCTGCGGCCATGCATGCGCGCCAACCACCTTGCCCACGTAGACCCGCTCGGCATCGCGGCGCGCCAGTTCCAGCACGTCGGCATCGACCAACCGGTCGTAAAAGATCACGTCGGCCTCTTGCATGCGCTCGACCGCCCGCAGGGTCAGCAGGTCTCGCGCACCCGGCCCCGCCCCGACAAGCGAGACGTGCCCTTTGGTCTTGGTCTGCGGCGCACCACCCGCCGCGATGGCTGCCTTGATTTCTTGAGCCGCCTCGCGTTCGTTGCCGCGAGTCCATGTGCCGCGCGGCCCGCCCTTGAACACCCAGGCCCAGAAAGGGCGGCGCTGGTCGCGCGGCACACGCGCCTCAACCACCGGGCGCAAGCGCCCCGCCAAAGCCGCCAGCCCACCAAGGTTCGGCGGCAGGCTTTCCTCCAGCCGCGTCTTGATTTCGCGTGTCAGCACAGGCGCGGTGCCCTCACTGCCGATGGCGATCACAACCGGGTCGCGGTCCACCAGCGCCGGGGTGGTCAGGTCGCACAGGTCGGGTCGGTCCACCACATTCACCGGGCAGCGCACCGCCTGCGCCAACCCGTGCACCGCCGCGTCCAGACCCGGACAGCCGGTTGCGATGAACCCCATCGCCGCGCCATCGAACACCTCAGCGGTCAGGCGCGGGACATGACGCGCCCGCCCCTCTGCCACCAGCGCCTGCAATTCCGCGTCCAGATCGGGCGACACCAAAACGATCTCTGCATCGGTCTTGAGGATCAGCCGGGTTTTCTGCGCCGCCTGCTCGCCCCCGCCCACGATCACGACGCGGCGGCCCGAAGTACGAATGAACATCGGAAAGCTTTTCATGGCTGTCTCCTAGGCCGATTGCAGGACGGAACGGGCGCGCCAGAGCGCGGTCAGGTCGGGCGCGGCGCCCAATGTGTCAAAGGCCAGCGCGGCCGTGCCCAGCACGATCTGGCGGGCAAACTCGGGGCCATTGTCGTCTTGCCATAGCGCGGTCAGCGCCTCAGTCGGCAGGTCCAGATCGGACAGCCGCCGATGATCCTGCACGCGGGCCGGATAGCTGCCCTGCCACGGCACGCCGTCCCGCAGGCCAAAGCCCGCGATCTCCATGCCGGGATGCCGTTCAAACTCACCGCCGCCGCCTTTGATGACGCTCAGGTTGCGCCAGTCCAATAGCTGTGCCGCATCCGCCTGCAACAGGCGGTAAGACGGGTGAAAGACCCCCTGCACGCTGGCGCTGGCGCGGCCCGGATTCAGCATCCGGCAAACCGTGTTCACGCAGGACCGCAGGCCCAGAGTGCGCCGCAGATCCAGCAGGCGGAACAGCGCGGGATGCGCGGCCTCCAGCGGCAAATAGGCGATACCCTGTCCGTCCAAAGCGCGGGTCGCAGCCTCGGGCGTTGCTACCACCGGGATGCCCAGCGCCGTCAGCCCCTGCCGGATGGCCGGGTCCGGCCCGTTCCAGCCGTGCAACAGCACGCGCGCGCCGCTGCCCGCGACCAGCTTTGCCGCCAACAGGAACCACGGCAGGCCGCGCGTGCGACCCGCCGCATAGCAAGGCCAGTCCAGATCGGCCTGCAGCCAGTCCGCCAAGGGGGCCTGTGCGGCACGGGCGA
Encoded proteins:
- the cysG gene encoding siroheme synthase CysG, which translates into the protein MKSFPMFIRTSGRRVVIVGGGEQAAQKTRLILKTDAEIVLVSPDLDAELQALVAEGRARHVPRLTAEVFDGAAMGFIATGCPGLDAAVHGLAQAVRCPVNVVDRPDLCDLTTPALVDRDPVVIAIGSEGTAPVLTREIKTRLEESLPPNLGGLAALAGRLRPVVEARVPRDQRRPFWAWVFKGGPRGTWTRGNEREAAQEIKAAIAAGGAPQTKTKGHVSLVGAGPGARDLLTLRAVERMQEADVIFYDRLVDADVLELARRDAERVYVGKVVGAHAWPQDRINAVIVAEARRGRRVVRLKSGDPGVFGRVGEELTAIRAAGIDVDVVPGITAASAAAAAMGETLTERGVSDTLILTTGMAQAGAALPDSTRLASPGTTSVFYMSVGQAGRIRDDLLARGLSPKTRIRLGVDVSKPTQQLLDCPLDALEQTLRAADCQGCAVIMVTWPARTLGAMSDEARVA
- a CDS encoding glycosyl transferase family protein, with the translated sequence MSLSDHVRTLGRGPGRSRSLTEDEAADAMAQMLAGAAPEAVGALLMLLRMKGETAEEIAGFARAAQAPLADWLQADLDWPCYAAGRTRGLPWFLLAAKLVAGSGARVLLHGWNGPDPAIRQGLTALGIPVVATPEAATRALDGQGIAYLPLEAAHPALFRLLDLRRTLGLRSCVNTVCRMLNPGRASASVQGVFHPSYRLLQADAAQLLDWRNLSVIKGGGGEFERHPGMEIAGFGLRDGVPWQGSYPARVQDHRRLSDLDLPTEALTALWQDDNGPEFARQIVLGTAALAFDTLGAAPDLTALWRARSVLQSA